The window TGAAGATGGACCGTCACCTTCACCACGTGGTCCATGGAGGCGCCTGCGGCCTCCAGGATGGCCCGCACGTTCTTCAGGGTCTGCCTGGTCTGTTCGGCAACGCCCTCGGGCTTCGTTCCCGTTTCGGGATTGAAGGGCCCCTGTCCCGATACGTATACCCGCTTTCCGCAGATAAGTCCCTGGGAATAGGGTCCCACCGGGTTCGGTGCCTTGTCTGTCCGGACGACTTTTTTCATTTGGTGTTCCTCCTTTTCGATTTTCTCCGTTGTTCCAGCGTAAATCAATCATACAGGTGGCATGCGGCGAAGCGGCCCTCTTTTCGCTCCACCAGACCGGGGACCTCCCGGCTGCAGCGGTCCATCACCCTGAAACACCTGGGATGGAATGGGCATCCCTGCGGAGGGTTGAGGGGACTTGGCACGTCCCCCTTCAATATGATCCTTTCGCTCTTTTTCCCGGGTTCCGGGACGGGCGCGGCTGAAAGCAGGGCCTGGGTGTAGGGATGCATGGGGGATGAGAAAAGAACATCCGTCCGGGCCGTCTCGACGATGCGCCCGAGGTACATGACGGCCACCCTGTCGCTGATGTGTTTCACCACGCTGAGATCATGGGCGATGAACAGGTAAGTCAGGGACAGTTTTTCCCGCAGCTCCGCCAGGAGATTGATGACCTGGGCCTGAATCGAAACGTCGAGGGCCGACACCGGCTCGTCGGCCACCACGAGAGACGGGTTGAGGACAAGGGCCCTGGCGATACCGATGCGCTGCCGCTGCCCTCCGCTGAACTCGAAGGCGTAGCGGTTCATAACGGACGGATCCAGCCCCACCTCTTCCAGGATCTGAACCACACGGTCATCCCGCTCCGCCCGTGAAGAGACAAGACCGTGGGCAGACAGGGGTTCGCCCACGATGGCGGAGACGGTCATCCGGGGGTCGAGGGACGCGAAGGGGTCCTGGAACACCATCTGGAAATTCCGTCTCGCCCGTCGCAGGTCCTCCCCTCCGAGGGCCAGCAGGTTCTTCTCCCGGAACAGTACTTCCCCGGAGGTTACCGGCAGAAGCCGCAGCACAGTCCTTCCTGTGGTGGACTTGCCGCAGCCCGACTCGCCTACGAGGCCGAGGGTTTCCCCCTTGTCCAGGTGGAAAGAAACTCCGTCCACCGCCTTCACATGGGCGGTGACTCGCTGCAGAAGCCCCGACCGCACGGGGAAATGCTTCTTCAGGTTTCTGACGTCAAGCAGGCGGTCCGTCATTCCGCTCCCCCTCCTTCCAGCGGGGCCCGAAGTTCGTGCCAGCGCCTGCACCGCACGAAGTGTCCGGGTTCGGCCTCGTGCAGGGGAGGTTCCGCGGCGCCGCAGGGATCCTCGGCAAAGACGCAGCGGTTCCTGAACTTGCACCCCGAGGGCAGCGTTTCAAGGGAAGGGACCATTCCGGGGATCGCCCTCAGGTGTTTCACCCTTCCATCCATCCTGGGGATGGATTCCAGGAGTCCCCTCGTGTAGGGGTGCAGGGGGTCGCGGAACAGAGCCTCCGTCGAAGCGAGCTCCAGAATTCTGCCGGCGTACATCACGGCCACTCTCTGGGCGAACTCCGCCACTATTCCCAGGTTATGGGTTATGAGAAGCACCGACATGGTGCGCTCTTTTTTCAGGCCATCCATCAGGTCCAGGATCTGTGCCTGAATGGTCACGTCGAGGGCCGTGGTGGGCTCGTCGGCGATGAGCAGCTCCGGGTCCAGGGAGAGGGCCATGGCGATCATCACCCGCTGCCTCATCCCTCCGCTCAGAAGATGAGGGTAGGAGTCCACCCGCTTTTCCGGCCCCGGAATGCCCACTTTCGCCAGCATCTCGACGGCCCTGTCCCGGGCTTCTTTCCGCGGCATGGCCCCGTGGGCCAGGATACCCTCCACGATCTGGTCTCCCACTGTGTACACCGGGTTGAGGGATGTCATGGGCTCCTGGAAGATTATGGAGATGTCCTTTCCCCGGATTTTCATCATCTCTTTGTTGTTCAGCTCCACCAGGTTTCTGCCCTTGAACTCGACGCTGCCGCCGCAGATTTTTCCGTGGGGACGGGGGACAAGGCCCATCACCGCCAGGGACGTCATTGATTTGCCGCTCCCCGACTCCCCCACAAGCCCGAGGGTTTCTCCCTTCGCTATGGAGAGGCTCACACCGTCCACCGGGAAAATGGGGCCTGAAGCCGAAGGAAAGCTGACCCTGAGATCCCGGATTTCAAGAAGGGATGTATTTGTTTCCGGCCGCACGGCTCACACCCCCTCGATGTCCCGCCGGAAGTGCGGGTCAAGCCGGTCGCGGAGGACATCTCCGACAAGGTTGAAAGAAAGGACGGTCAGGACAATGCAGGCTCCCGGGAAAACAAGGAGCCACGGGGCCCTCGTGAGATACATCCGGCCCTCGCTCAGCATGTTGCCCCAGCTCGGGATGGACGGCGGAATGC of the Aminivibrio sp. genome contains:
- a CDS encoding ABC transporter ATP-binding protein, with product MTDRLLDVRNLKKHFPVRSGLLQRVTAHVKAVDGVSFHLDKGETLGLVGESGCGKSTTGRTVLRLLPVTSGEVLFREKNLLALGGEDLRRARRNFQMVFQDPFASLDPRMTVSAIVGEPLSAHGLVSSRAERDDRVVQILEEVGLDPSVMNRYAFEFSGGQRQRIGIARALVLNPSLVVADEPVSALDVSIQAQVINLLAELREKLSLTYLFIAHDLSVVKHISDRVAVMYLGRIVETARTDVLFSSPMHPYTQALLSAAPVPEPGKKSERIILKGDVPSPLNPPQGCPFHPRCFRVMDRCSREVPGLVERKEGRFAACHLYD
- a CDS encoding RidA family protein, whose product is MKKVVRTDKAPNPVGPYSQGLICGKRVYVSGQGPFNPETGTKPEGVAEQTRQTLKNVRAILEAAGASMDHVVKVTVHLQEVTKDFRAFNEVYREFFNEPFPVRTTVGSDLLDILVEIDVIA
- a CDS encoding ABC transporter ATP-binding protein, whose translation is MRPETNTSLLEIRDLRVSFPSASGPIFPVDGVSLSIAKGETLGLVGESGSGKSMTSLAVMGLVPRPHGKICGGSVEFKGRNLVELNNKEMMKIRGKDISIIFQEPMTSLNPVYTVGDQIVEGILAHGAMPRKEARDRAVEMLAKVGIPGPEKRVDSYPHLLSGGMRQRVMIAMALSLDPELLIADEPTTALDVTIQAQILDLMDGLKKERTMSVLLITHNLGIVAEFAQRVAVMYAGRILELASTEALFRDPLHPYTRGLLESIPRMDGRVKHLRAIPGMVPSLETLPSGCKFRNRCVFAEDPCGAAEPPLHEAEPGHFVRCRRWHELRAPLEGGGAE